The genomic segment CATCCCTCAACCCGAACGGCACGCTCGCCGCCAGCAACGCCCTGTTCAGCGTGATCGACCTGTCGAACTACGCGGCCCTGGGCGAGACGCGGTTCTGGACGTGGGCGGGCAACACGCTGCTCATCGGCGGCATCGCCGCCGTGGGCGCCGTGCTCATGGGAGCCGCCGCCGCGTACGCCTTCTCGCGGTTCCGCTTCGCCGGCCGGCGCCCCGGCCTCACCGGCCTGCTCATCATCCAGATGTTCCCGCAGGCACTGGCCTTCGTGGCCATCTTCCTGATGCTGCTCGCGCTGGGCGAGGTCGTGCCCGCGCTGGGGCTCAACTCCAAGATCGCCCTCATCTGCGTGTACCTCGGCGGCGCGCTCGGCGTGAACACGTTCCTGATGTACGGCTTCTTCAACACCGTGCCGATCGAGATCGACGAGTCCGCGAAGATCGACGGCGCGACGCACGCGCAGATCTTCTGGCGGCTCATCATGCCGCTCGTGACGCCGATTCTCGCCGTGGTCGCGCTGCTGGCGTTCATCGCCGCGTTCGGCGACTACATCATCGCCAAGATCGTGCTCGTCTCCGAGGAGAACTGGACCCTCGCGGTGGGCATGTACCAGTGGGTGTCCAACCAGCTCGCCTCCAACTGGGGGCTGTTCGCGGCCGGCGCCGTCATCGCGGCGGTCCCCGTGCTCGTCCTCTTCCTGTCGCTGCAGCGCTACATCGTCGGCGGCCTCACCGCGGGGTCCGTCAAGGGCTGACCCCTCCACCTGACACTGATCACCGTCGATCGGAGAATCG from the Microbacterium atlanticum genome contains:
- a CDS encoding sugar ABC transporter permease, giving the protein MSTTTAAPAASTTARATGDRRSARRRRWLLEVGWKYLLAVVVIFYAVFPLVYVLSASLNPNGTLAASNALFSVIDLSNYAALGETRFWTWAGNTLLIGGIAAVGAVLMGAAAAYAFSRFRFAGRRPGLTGLLIIQMFPQALAFVAIFLMLLALGEVVPALGLNSKIALICVYLGGALGVNTFLMYGFFNTVPIEIDESAKIDGATHAQIFWRLIMPLVTPILAVVALLAFIAAFGDYIIAKIVLVSEENWTLAVGMYQWVSNQLASNWGLFAAGAVIAAVPVLVLFLSLQRYIVGGLTAGSVKG